A genomic window from Variovorax paradoxus includes:
- a CDS encoding YkgJ family cysteine cluster protein: MSDCQQCGACCASYRVDFSVHELDDNGGKVPSGLAVEVNDAICRMRGTDHTPMRCAALTGKIGQAVGCGIYEWRPNPCHELQAGSDACERARARHGLPALSSSH, translated from the coding sequence ATGTCCGATTGCCAGCAATGCGGCGCCTGCTGCGCCAGCTACCGTGTCGACTTCAGCGTACATGAGCTCGACGACAACGGCGGCAAGGTGCCTTCGGGCCTCGCCGTCGAAGTGAACGACGCCATCTGCCGCATGCGTGGCACCGACCACACGCCCATGCGCTGCGCCGCGCTCACCGGCAAGATCGGCCAGGCCGTGGGCTGCGGCATCTACGAATGGCGCCCCAATCCGTGCCACGAGTTGCAGGCCGGCAGCGACGCCTGCGAGCGGGCGCGGGCCCGGCACGGGCTGCCCGCGCTGTCGTCGTCGCACTGA
- the kynB gene encoding arylformamidase, which translates to MAPSHQQRIWDISPPVHEGAPVFPGDTPYQQRWAATISPDCPVNVSEIKLSPHVGAHADAPLHYDPEGQTIGNVDLTPFLGPCRVIHAIDKGPLIEWDHIAHAVDSTLPPRVLVRTYTTMPVGHWDPKLAAYAPATVERLAAMGVKLIGIDTASIDPADSKTLESHQRIRRLDLRVLENLVLDDVPEGDYELIALPLKLVSADASPVRAVLRELPR; encoded by the coding sequence ATGGCTCCATCACATCAGCAACGCATCTGGGACATCTCGCCGCCCGTGCATGAAGGCGCGCCGGTCTTTCCCGGCGACACGCCCTACCAGCAGCGCTGGGCAGCGACCATTTCGCCGGACTGCCCGGTGAATGTCAGCGAGATCAAGCTCTCGCCCCACGTCGGCGCGCATGCCGATGCGCCGCTGCACTACGACCCCGAGGGCCAGACCATCGGCAACGTCGACCTCACGCCCTTTCTCGGCCCGTGCCGGGTGATCCATGCGATCGACAAGGGCCCGCTGATCGAGTGGGATCACATCGCCCATGCCGTCGACAGTACCCTGCCCCCGCGCGTGCTGGTGCGCACCTACACCACCATGCCGGTCGGCCACTGGGACCCGAAGCTCGCGGCCTATGCCCCCGCCACCGTCGAACGCCTCGCGGCCATGGGCGTGAAGCTCATCGGCATCGACACCGCCAGCATCGACCCGGCCGACAGCAAGACGCTGGAAAGCCACCAACGCATCCGCCGCCTCGACCTGCGCGTGCTCGAGAACCTCGTGCTCGACGACGTGCCCGAGGGCGACTACGAACTCATCGCGCTGCCGCTCAAGCTGGTCAGCGCCGATGCCTCCCCCGTTCGCGCCGTGCTGCGCGAACTCCCCCGCTGA